A genomic segment from Phragmites australis chromosome 6, lpPhrAust1.1, whole genome shotgun sequence encodes:
- the LOC133920692 gene encoding uncharacterized protein LOC133920692: protein MAESIPAAPSTARRGAGPSSASGLRCCGGGACGCGLGLARQLVRRLRRQGRRVLCAARPPPTRRGCQCQYDPLSYARNFDLGDDAARVFSSRFVLAPSSAPAPLLPAASTADQSRLVSIK from the coding sequence ATGGCGGAGAGCATCCCGGCCGCTCCGTCCACAGCACGGCGCGGCGCCGGGCCTTCGTCGGCGTCCGGCCTCCGGTGCTGTGGCGGTGGCGCATGTGGGTGTGGGCTCGGGCTCGCGCGGCAGCTGGTGCGGCGGCTGCGCCGGCAGGGCAGGCGGGTGCTGTGCGCGGCCCGGCCCCCGCCGACCCGCCGCGGGTGCCAGTGCCAGTACGACCCGCTGAGCTACGCGCGCAACTTTGACCTCGGCGACGACGCCGCGCGCGTCTTCTCCTCCCGCTTCGTGCTCGCCccctcctcggcgccggcgccgctgcTCCCAGCGGCCTCAACAGCCGATCAATCGCGACTAGTATCCATTAAATAA
- the LOC133922596 gene encoding nuclear transcription factor Y subunit C-4-like: MEPSSQPQPVIGITAGGPQGYPAAAAAAAYPPPAMVPGAPAVVPLGSQPTAPFPAELSAQHQLVYQQAQQFHQQLQQQQQKQLREFWTTQMDEIEQTTDFKNHSLPLARIKKIMKADEDVRMISSEAPVVFAKACEIFILELTLRSWMHTEENKRRTLQKNDIAAAITRTDIYDFLVDIIPRDEMKEEGLGLPRVGLPPAMGAPADCYPPYYYVPAQQVPGAGMMYGGQQGRPVTYVWQQPQGQEEEPPEEQQQS; encoded by the coding sequence ATGGAACCATCCTCACAGCCTCAGCCTGTGATAGGTATTACTGCTGGTGGACCACAAGGAtatcctgctgctgctgctgctgctgcttatCCGCCTCCAGCAATGGTACCTGGAGCTCCTGCTGTTGTTCCTCTTGGCTCACAGCCAACAGCACCATTCCCAGCTGAACTCAGTGCTCAGCACCAGCTGGTCTACCAACAAGCTCAGCAATTTCACCAACAAttgcagcaacagcaacagaAGCAGCTCAGGGAGTTCTGGACTACCCAGATGGATGAGATCGAGCAGACAACGGACTTCAAGAACCACAGCTTGCCACTTGCAAGGATAAAGAAGATAATGAAGGCTGATGAGGATGTGCGGATGATCTCTTCTGAAGCTCCTGTTGTCTTTGCGAAGGCATGCGAGATATTCATATTAGAGCTGACATTGAGGTCATGGATGCACACTGAGGAGAACAAGCGCCGGACCTTGCAGAAGAATGATATTGCAGCTGCCATAACTAGGACTGACATATATGACTTCTTGGTGGACATCATTCCGAGGGATGAAATGAAAGAGGAGGGACTTGGGCTTCCGAGGGTTGGTTTGCCGCCAGCTATGGGGGCACCAGCTGATTGTTATCCACCCTATTACTATGTGCCAGCACAGCAGGTGCCAGGGGCTGGAATGATGTATGGTGGTCAGCAGGGTCGCCCGGTGACGTATGTGTGGCAGCAGCCTCAGGGGCAAGAGGAAGAGCCTCCGGAAGAGCAGCAGCAGTCTTAG
- the LOC133922597 gene encoding uncharacterized protein LOC133922597 produces MAGRRRRGGSDGCNPDLSDDSRAGMARNRREILRFMYGYYEAAFDALPLEHMPALAPRLLDAGVCFGFADPVTNIIANTVCFLPDEDGEPEPNGAKKRKMKTMASGQARARDEILSKIVAGDVPSSLEARTIAERSLEGLVSFLTSYFRYLPTWDTLRYLCLARADLLVAVHLIEHDRCYRRKDEFGIRSHTAKTALKCAACSARQPNIDAFLTCSFSLVSHLSVIAQTVPAGRRCRLSIQDICWLSGLLLKPVKLKNSQNPMKLAALRLDQYGIEKVPPMLTESLRGVLLDKIRVVYLKAISRMPMEDFRSLHHHGLLKGGYCYGPFSPISNIIVNTVWYGTAFPAAQAFELDMICTRISIRTESRSLDGLINLLRARISEISEHDAMVYLLKNNLKVCKAVLMARQDGHNTSSCNASAYKAAADAARHPEPEAYVQFAIKSLPVVSSAVKALLTTHTLSSSDILCLSRLLSPSRSYPSKSLEPIDELTKDAIEMLSSYKENFFTQQKFVRRKVEAALQNCEQTKGQYELRVICAVNDSVGRKSFRDLKYPYSHVNFWASPKAGTSLTLFFAEVSNDEEDDETQQSFCRPVLDPSTNVRCCYCEFEGTRIVHPVEGYCGGAMDFEKMASGRHTITNARIISHGELKACPVGILGEEYIYFDPARDANFIRAMNQSAWAANLDWGDEIRRIRQMRA; encoded by the exons ATGGCCGGCCGACGGCGGCGTGGCGGGAGCGACGGCTGTAATCCGGACCTTTCTGACGACTCCCGGGCGGGCATGGCTCGCAACAGACGCGAAATTCTAAGATTCATGTACGGGTACTACGAGGCGGCGTTCGACGCGCTGCCGCTAGAGCACATGCCGGCGCTTGCCCCAcgcctcctcgacgccggcgtTTGCTTCGGCTTCGCCGACCCCGTCACCAACATCATCGCCAACACTGTCTGCTTCCTCCCCGACGAGGATGGCGAGCCCGAGCCCAACGGCGCCAAGAAGCGGAAGATGAAGACGATGGCCTCAGGGCAGGCAAGAGCGAGGGACGAGATCCTCTCCAAGATCGTCGCCGGCGACGTCCCCTCTAGCTTGGAGGCACGGACCATAGCGGAGCGCTCTCTGGAGGGCCTCGTCAGCTTCCTCACATCTTACTTCCGCTACCTCCCCACCTGGGATACGCTGCGCTACCTCTGTCTGGCCCGGGCCGACCTCCTCGTCGCCGTCCACCTCATCGAGCACGACCGCTGCTACCGCAGGAAGGATGAATTCGGCATCCGCTCGCACACGGCCAAGACCGCCCTCAAATGTGCTGCGTGTTCGGCGAGGCAGCCCAATATCGATGCCTTCCTCACCTGCTCATTTTCCCTAGTGTCTCATCTCAGCGTGATCGCCCAGACTGTGCCGGCAGGGCGCCGCTGCCGCCTCTCCATTCAAGATATCTGCTGGTTGTCTGGATTGCTTCTGAAGCCGGTGAAGCTGAAGAACTCACAGAATCCTATGAAGCTTGCTGCTCTGCGGTTGGATCAATATGGCATAGAGAAGGTGCCACCCATGCTGACTGAATCACTTCGTGGTGTTCTTCTAGACAAAATCCGTGTTGTGTACCTGAAGGCGATTTCTAGGATGCCAATGGAAGATTTCCGCAGTCTTCACCACCACGGCCTCCTCAAGGGAGGTTACTGCTATGGCCCATTCAGTCCTATCTCGAACATCATCGTCAACACCGTCTGGTACGGCACCGCCTTCCCTGCAGCACAAGCTTTTGAGCTCGACATGATCTGCACTCGAATTTCTATACGCACTGAGTCTCGATCTCTTGATGGACTCATCAACCTCTTGCGTGCACGCATCTCTGAAATCTCTGAACATGATGCTATGGTCTATCTGCTCAAAAATAATCTAAAAGTGTGCAAAGCAGTTCTGATGGCAAGACAAGATGGGCATAATACATCCAGCTGCAATGCCAGTGCTTACAAGGCTGCGGCGGATGCAGCGCGTCACCCTGAACCTGAAGCATATGTGCAGTTCGCCATTAAGTCGCTACCTGTGGTGTCCTCTGCTGTCAAGGCACTGCTGACTACTCACACACTCTCCTCTAGCGATATTCTTTGCCTCTCTAGGCTGTTGTCACCTTCAAGGAGTTACCCTTCTAAATCTTTGGAGCCAATTGATGAGCTGACTAAGGATGCCATAGAGATGCTCTCAAGCTACAAAGAAAATTTCTTCACTCAACAGAAATTTGTCCGCAGAAAGGTGGAAGCTGCTTTGCAGAACTGTGAGCAAACTAAG GGACAGTATGAGCTACGTGTTATCTGTGCTGTGAATGATAGTGTGGGCAGAAAAAGCTTCAGGGACTTGAAATATCCATATTCCCATGTCAACTTTTGGGCAAGTCCAAAAGCTGGAACAAGTCTTACCTTATTTTTCGCCGAAGTCAGtaacgatgaagaagatgacgaaACTCAACAGTCTTTTTGCCGCCCTGTGTTAGATCCATCAACAAATG TTCGTTGCTGCTATTGTGAGTTTGAAGGGACTAGGATTGTGCATCCAGTTGAGGGTTACTGTGGAGGTGCCATGGATTTTGAGAAAATGGCTTCGGGGAGACATACTATCACCAATGCACGAATTATCAGTCATGGGGAGCTAAAAGCTTGCCCAGTGGGCATATTAGGAGAGGAATACATCTATTTTGATCCTGCTCGGGATGCCAATTTTATTCGAGCTATGAACCAGTCTGCGTGGGCAGCGAATCTTGATTGGGGGGATGAAATTAGGAGAATAAGACAAATGAGAGCATGA